The following coding sequences are from one Lycium ferocissimum isolate CSIRO_LF1 chromosome 3, AGI_CSIRO_Lferr_CH_V1, whole genome shotgun sequence window:
- the LOC132050356 gene encoding E3 ubiquitin-protein ligase RSL1-like isoform X4 yields MEVTDDLHSLLDEQRREIAAAEAAEDDLLFAFQLQMEEAMYNSLPKDDPNFASSSKLTFYDGDVIPKNTVSNIFAEELLKYEQQVKDHEKAEAEMRKIEDDLNRRLHDQAFAREIISVPEDQWKETGDYLHRPYGQVKEGSSKGATLQNGDCFGVYVKGLMGEDVEEIVGVVVGRNLAGIGVAVCDPSGILVFEVSKNLVKGTEEVLTDEIAELKALIEGLDVAVMLGLKRVNVFLDSQTILQYVTGKSRPREGTIAALVEQATSILRKFMDCAPFLVTPNTVNFAIKLATDAIVSQVKQPLETPRKRKSITESCAICLQDTDVDHMYLINGCLHYYCFSCMNKYVEAKLLQGMLPECPHDGCKSQLKIDNCKKFLTPKLYDLMSERVKEITIPITEKIYCPNTKCSTLMSKAEVQISAQVGARTCTKCHLIFCSDCRVPWHQNMTCFEYRRLNPYKCVDDSKLKSLATQSRWRQCVKCNHMVSLSEGCYHIYCRCGHEFCYMCGAEWKSKKPTCSCPIWDERNIIRRN; encoded by the exons ATGGAAGTTACCGACGATCTTCACTCCCTACTAGACGAACAACGCCGTGAAATAGCCGCCGCTGAAGCCGCCGAAGACGATCTTCTCTTCGCTTTTCAACTCCAAATGGAAGAAGCTATGTACAACTCTCTCCCAAAAGATGACCCAAATTTCGCTTCAAGTTCAAAACTCACTTTTTATGATGGTGACGTCATCCCTAAAAACACGGTTTCCAATATCTTCGCTGAGGAATTGTTGAAGTACGAGCAACAAGTTAAAGACCACGAAAAAGCTGAAGCGGAGATGAGGAAAATTGAAGATGATCTCAACCGTCGATTACACGATCAAGCATTTGCAAGGGAGATAATCAGTGTGCCGGAGGATCAGTGGAAGGAGACAGGCGATTATTTACACAGGCCTTATGGACAGGTAAAG GAAGGTTCGTCGAAGGGCGCGACATTGCAAAATGGGGATTGTTTTGGAGTTTATGTGAAGGGTTTAATGGGAGAAGATGTTGAAGAGATAGTTGGGGTTGTTGTGGGGAGAAACCTTGCTGGGATTGGAGTTGCAGTTTGTGATCCGAGTGGTATATTGGTGTTTGAAGTGAGTAAGAATTTGGTTAAAGGCACCGAAGAAGTATTGACTGATGAAATTGCAGAGCTGAAAGCACTGATTGAAGGGCTTGATGTTGCTGTAATGCTGGGTCTGAAAAGGGTGAATGTCTTTTTGGATAGTCAAACAATCTTGCAATAT GTTACGGGCAAGTCGCGTCCAAGAGAGGGAACTATTGCTGCACTGGTTGAACAGGCCACttctattttaagaaaatttatggATTGTGCACCATTTCTTGTGACACCGAACACCGTCAACTTTGCAATTAAACTTGCTACTGATGCGATAGTCTCTCAGGTTAAGCAACCATTAGAAACTCCTCGAAAGAGAAAGAGCATCACCGAGAGTTGTGCTATTTGTCTGCAGGACACTGATGTAGATCATATGTATCTAATTAATGGCTGCCTGCATTATTATTGCTTTTCCTGTATGAATAAATATGTGGAAGCTAAACTCCTTCAAGGAATGCTACCTGAATGCCCTCATGATGGATGCAAGTCTCAGTTGAAAATAGATAACTGCAAAAAGTTCTTGACACCCAAGCTATATGATTTGATGAGTGAACGTGTGAAGGAAATTACCATTCCTATCACGGAAAAGATTTACTGCCCAAATACTAAGTGTTCTACATTGATGTCAAAAGCTGAGGTCCAAATTTCTGCCCAAGTTGGGGCCAGAACGTGCACGAAATGTCACCTTATTTTCTGTAGCGATTGCAGAGTTCCTTGGCATCAAAACATGACTTGCTTTGAGTATAGAAGACTGAACCCTTACAAGTGCGTAGACGACTCAAAGCTCAAGTCTCTTGCTACACAGAGTCGTTGGCGTCAGTGTGTAAAGTGTAACCATATGGTGTCCCTTTCGGAAGGTTGCTATCATATTTACTGCAG ATGTGGTCATGAGTTTTGTTACATGTGCGGAGCTGAATGGAAGAGCAAGAAACCAACATGCTCCTGCCCAATATGGGATGAAAGAAATATCATTCGTCGAAATTGA
- the LOC132050356 gene encoding E3 ubiquitin-protein ligase RSL1-like isoform X1: MEVTDDLHSLLDEQRREIAAAEAAEDDLLFAFQLQMEEAMYNSLPKDDPNFASSSKLTFYDGDVIPKNTVSNIFAEELLKYEQQVKDHEKAEAEMRKIEDDLNRRLHDQAFAREIISVPEDQWKETGDYLHRPYGQVKVKQEGSSKGATLQNGDCFGVYVKGLMGEDVEEIVGVVVGRNLAGIGVAVCDPSGILVFEVSKNLVKGTEEVLTDEIAELKALIEGLDVAVMLGLKRVNVFLDSQTILQYVTGKSRPREGTIAALVEQATSILRKFMDCAPFLVTPNTVNFAIKLATDAIVSQVKQPLETPRKRKSITESCAICLQDTDVDHMYLINGCLHYYCFSCMNKYVEAKLLQGMLPECPHDGCKSQLKIDNCKKFLTPKLYDLMSERVKEITIPITEKIYCPNTKCSTLMSKAEVQISAQVGARTCTKCHLIFCSDCRVPWHQNMTCFEYRRLNPYKCVDDSKLKSLATQSRWRQCVKCNHMVSLSEGCYHIYCRCGHEFCYMCGAEWKSKKPTCSCPIWDERNIIRRN, encoded by the exons ATGGAAGTTACCGACGATCTTCACTCCCTACTAGACGAACAACGCCGTGAAATAGCCGCCGCTGAAGCCGCCGAAGACGATCTTCTCTTCGCTTTTCAACTCCAAATGGAAGAAGCTATGTACAACTCTCTCCCAAAAGATGACCCAAATTTCGCTTCAAGTTCAAAACTCACTTTTTATGATGGTGACGTCATCCCTAAAAACACGGTTTCCAATATCTTCGCTGAGGAATTGTTGAAGTACGAGCAACAAGTTAAAGACCACGAAAAAGCTGAAGCGGAGATGAGGAAAATTGAAGATGATCTCAACCGTCGATTACACGATCAAGCATTTGCAAGGGAGATAATCAGTGTGCCGGAGGATCAGTGGAAGGAGACAGGCGATTATTTACACAGGCCTTATGGACAGGTAAAGGTAAAG CAGGAAGGTTCGTCGAAGGGCGCGACATTGCAAAATGGGGATTGTTTTGGAGTTTATGTGAAGGGTTTAATGGGAGAAGATGTTGAAGAGATAGTTGGGGTTGTTGTGGGGAGAAACCTTGCTGGGATTGGAGTTGCAGTTTGTGATCCGAGTGGTATATTGGTGTTTGAAGTGAGTAAGAATTTGGTTAAAGGCACCGAAGAAGTATTGACTGATGAAATTGCAGAGCTGAAAGCACTGATTGAAGGGCTTGATGTTGCTGTAATGCTGGGTCTGAAAAGGGTGAATGTCTTTTTGGATAGTCAAACAATCTTGCAATAT GTTACGGGCAAGTCGCGTCCAAGAGAGGGAACTATTGCTGCACTGGTTGAACAGGCCACttctattttaagaaaatttatggATTGTGCACCATTTCTTGTGACACCGAACACCGTCAACTTTGCAATTAAACTTGCTACTGATGCGATAGTCTCTCAGGTTAAGCAACCATTAGAAACTCCTCGAAAGAGAAAGAGCATCACCGAGAGTTGTGCTATTTGTCTGCAGGACACTGATGTAGATCATATGTATCTAATTAATGGCTGCCTGCATTATTATTGCTTTTCCTGTATGAATAAATATGTGGAAGCTAAACTCCTTCAAGGAATGCTACCTGAATGCCCTCATGATGGATGCAAGTCTCAGTTGAAAATAGATAACTGCAAAAAGTTCTTGACACCCAAGCTATATGATTTGATGAGTGAACGTGTGAAGGAAATTACCATTCCTATCACGGAAAAGATTTACTGCCCAAATACTAAGTGTTCTACATTGATGTCAAAAGCTGAGGTCCAAATTTCTGCCCAAGTTGGGGCCAGAACGTGCACGAAATGTCACCTTATTTTCTGTAGCGATTGCAGAGTTCCTTGGCATCAAAACATGACTTGCTTTGAGTATAGAAGACTGAACCCTTACAAGTGCGTAGACGACTCAAAGCTCAAGTCTCTTGCTACACAGAGTCGTTGGCGTCAGTGTGTAAAGTGTAACCATATGGTGTCCCTTTCGGAAGGTTGCTATCATATTTACTGCAG ATGTGGTCATGAGTTTTGTTACATGTGCGGAGCTGAATGGAAGAGCAAGAAACCAACATGCTCCTGCCCAATATGGGATGAAAGAAATATCATTCGTCGAAATTGA
- the LOC132050356 gene encoding E3 ubiquitin-protein ligase RSL1-like isoform X2 yields MEVTDDLHSLLDEQRREIAAAEAAEDDLLFAFQLQMEEAMYNSLPKDDPNFASSSKLTFYDGDVIPKNTVSNIFAEELLKYEQQVKDHEKAEAEMRKIEDDLNRRLHDQAFAREIISVPEDQWKETGDYLHRPYGQVKVKEGSSKGATLQNGDCFGVYVKGLMGEDVEEIVGVVVGRNLAGIGVAVCDPSGILVFEVSKNLVKGTEEVLTDEIAELKALIEGLDVAVMLGLKRVNVFLDSQTILQYVTGKSRPREGTIAALVEQATSILRKFMDCAPFLVTPNTVNFAIKLATDAIVSQVKQPLETPRKRKSITESCAICLQDTDVDHMYLINGCLHYYCFSCMNKYVEAKLLQGMLPECPHDGCKSQLKIDNCKKFLTPKLYDLMSERVKEITIPITEKIYCPNTKCSTLMSKAEVQISAQVGARTCTKCHLIFCSDCRVPWHQNMTCFEYRRLNPYKCVDDSKLKSLATQSRWRQCVKCNHMVSLSEGCYHIYCRCGHEFCYMCGAEWKSKKPTCSCPIWDERNIIRRN; encoded by the exons ATGGAAGTTACCGACGATCTTCACTCCCTACTAGACGAACAACGCCGTGAAATAGCCGCCGCTGAAGCCGCCGAAGACGATCTTCTCTTCGCTTTTCAACTCCAAATGGAAGAAGCTATGTACAACTCTCTCCCAAAAGATGACCCAAATTTCGCTTCAAGTTCAAAACTCACTTTTTATGATGGTGACGTCATCCCTAAAAACACGGTTTCCAATATCTTCGCTGAGGAATTGTTGAAGTACGAGCAACAAGTTAAAGACCACGAAAAAGCTGAAGCGGAGATGAGGAAAATTGAAGATGATCTCAACCGTCGATTACACGATCAAGCATTTGCAAGGGAGATAATCAGTGTGCCGGAGGATCAGTGGAAGGAGACAGGCGATTATTTACACAGGCCTTATGGACAGGTAAAGGTAAAG GAAGGTTCGTCGAAGGGCGCGACATTGCAAAATGGGGATTGTTTTGGAGTTTATGTGAAGGGTTTAATGGGAGAAGATGTTGAAGAGATAGTTGGGGTTGTTGTGGGGAGAAACCTTGCTGGGATTGGAGTTGCAGTTTGTGATCCGAGTGGTATATTGGTGTTTGAAGTGAGTAAGAATTTGGTTAAAGGCACCGAAGAAGTATTGACTGATGAAATTGCAGAGCTGAAAGCACTGATTGAAGGGCTTGATGTTGCTGTAATGCTGGGTCTGAAAAGGGTGAATGTCTTTTTGGATAGTCAAACAATCTTGCAATAT GTTACGGGCAAGTCGCGTCCAAGAGAGGGAACTATTGCTGCACTGGTTGAACAGGCCACttctattttaagaaaatttatggATTGTGCACCATTTCTTGTGACACCGAACACCGTCAACTTTGCAATTAAACTTGCTACTGATGCGATAGTCTCTCAGGTTAAGCAACCATTAGAAACTCCTCGAAAGAGAAAGAGCATCACCGAGAGTTGTGCTATTTGTCTGCAGGACACTGATGTAGATCATATGTATCTAATTAATGGCTGCCTGCATTATTATTGCTTTTCCTGTATGAATAAATATGTGGAAGCTAAACTCCTTCAAGGAATGCTACCTGAATGCCCTCATGATGGATGCAAGTCTCAGTTGAAAATAGATAACTGCAAAAAGTTCTTGACACCCAAGCTATATGATTTGATGAGTGAACGTGTGAAGGAAATTACCATTCCTATCACGGAAAAGATTTACTGCCCAAATACTAAGTGTTCTACATTGATGTCAAAAGCTGAGGTCCAAATTTCTGCCCAAGTTGGGGCCAGAACGTGCACGAAATGTCACCTTATTTTCTGTAGCGATTGCAGAGTTCCTTGGCATCAAAACATGACTTGCTTTGAGTATAGAAGACTGAACCCTTACAAGTGCGTAGACGACTCAAAGCTCAAGTCTCTTGCTACACAGAGTCGTTGGCGTCAGTGTGTAAAGTGTAACCATATGGTGTCCCTTTCGGAAGGTTGCTATCATATTTACTGCAG ATGTGGTCATGAGTTTTGTTACATGTGCGGAGCTGAATGGAAGAGCAAGAAACCAACATGCTCCTGCCCAATATGGGATGAAAGAAATATCATTCGTCGAAATTGA
- the LOC132050356 gene encoding E3 ubiquitin-protein ligase RSL1-like isoform X3: MEVTDDLHSLLDEQRREIAAAEAAEDDLLFAFQLQMEEAMYNSLPKDDPNFASSSKLTFYDGDVIPKNTVSNIFAEELLKYEQQVKDHEKAEAEMRKIEDDLNRRLHDQAFAREIISVPEDQWKETGDYLHRPYGQVKQEGSSKGATLQNGDCFGVYVKGLMGEDVEEIVGVVVGRNLAGIGVAVCDPSGILVFEVSKNLVKGTEEVLTDEIAELKALIEGLDVAVMLGLKRVNVFLDSQTILQYVTGKSRPREGTIAALVEQATSILRKFMDCAPFLVTPNTVNFAIKLATDAIVSQVKQPLETPRKRKSITESCAICLQDTDVDHMYLINGCLHYYCFSCMNKYVEAKLLQGMLPECPHDGCKSQLKIDNCKKFLTPKLYDLMSERVKEITIPITEKIYCPNTKCSTLMSKAEVQISAQVGARTCTKCHLIFCSDCRVPWHQNMTCFEYRRLNPYKCVDDSKLKSLATQSRWRQCVKCNHMVSLSEGCYHIYCRCGHEFCYMCGAEWKSKKPTCSCPIWDERNIIRRN, from the exons ATGGAAGTTACCGACGATCTTCACTCCCTACTAGACGAACAACGCCGTGAAATAGCCGCCGCTGAAGCCGCCGAAGACGATCTTCTCTTCGCTTTTCAACTCCAAATGGAAGAAGCTATGTACAACTCTCTCCCAAAAGATGACCCAAATTTCGCTTCAAGTTCAAAACTCACTTTTTATGATGGTGACGTCATCCCTAAAAACACGGTTTCCAATATCTTCGCTGAGGAATTGTTGAAGTACGAGCAACAAGTTAAAGACCACGAAAAAGCTGAAGCGGAGATGAGGAAAATTGAAGATGATCTCAACCGTCGATTACACGATCAAGCATTTGCAAGGGAGATAATCAGTGTGCCGGAGGATCAGTGGAAGGAGACAGGCGATTATTTACACAGGCCTTATGGACAGGTAAAG CAGGAAGGTTCGTCGAAGGGCGCGACATTGCAAAATGGGGATTGTTTTGGAGTTTATGTGAAGGGTTTAATGGGAGAAGATGTTGAAGAGATAGTTGGGGTTGTTGTGGGGAGAAACCTTGCTGGGATTGGAGTTGCAGTTTGTGATCCGAGTGGTATATTGGTGTTTGAAGTGAGTAAGAATTTGGTTAAAGGCACCGAAGAAGTATTGACTGATGAAATTGCAGAGCTGAAAGCACTGATTGAAGGGCTTGATGTTGCTGTAATGCTGGGTCTGAAAAGGGTGAATGTCTTTTTGGATAGTCAAACAATCTTGCAATAT GTTACGGGCAAGTCGCGTCCAAGAGAGGGAACTATTGCTGCACTGGTTGAACAGGCCACttctattttaagaaaatttatggATTGTGCACCATTTCTTGTGACACCGAACACCGTCAACTTTGCAATTAAACTTGCTACTGATGCGATAGTCTCTCAGGTTAAGCAACCATTAGAAACTCCTCGAAAGAGAAAGAGCATCACCGAGAGTTGTGCTATTTGTCTGCAGGACACTGATGTAGATCATATGTATCTAATTAATGGCTGCCTGCATTATTATTGCTTTTCCTGTATGAATAAATATGTGGAAGCTAAACTCCTTCAAGGAATGCTACCTGAATGCCCTCATGATGGATGCAAGTCTCAGTTGAAAATAGATAACTGCAAAAAGTTCTTGACACCCAAGCTATATGATTTGATGAGTGAACGTGTGAAGGAAATTACCATTCCTATCACGGAAAAGATTTACTGCCCAAATACTAAGTGTTCTACATTGATGTCAAAAGCTGAGGTCCAAATTTCTGCCCAAGTTGGGGCCAGAACGTGCACGAAATGTCACCTTATTTTCTGTAGCGATTGCAGAGTTCCTTGGCATCAAAACATGACTTGCTTTGAGTATAGAAGACTGAACCCTTACAAGTGCGTAGACGACTCAAAGCTCAAGTCTCTTGCTACACAGAGTCGTTGGCGTCAGTGTGTAAAGTGTAACCATATGGTGTCCCTTTCGGAAGGTTGCTATCATATTTACTGCAG ATGTGGTCATGAGTTTTGTTACATGTGCGGAGCTGAATGGAAGAGCAAGAAACCAACATGCTCCTGCCCAATATGGGATGAAAGAAATATCATTCGTCGAAATTGA
- the LOC132050356 gene encoding E3 ubiquitin-protein ligase RSL1-like isoform X6 translates to MEVTDDLHSLLDEQRREIAAAEAAEDDLLFAFQLQMEEAMYNSLPKDDPNFASSSKLTFYDGDVIPKNTVSNIFAEELLKYEQQVKDHEKAEAEMRKIEDDLNRRLHDQAFAREIISVPEDQWKETGDYLHRPYGQEGSSKGATLQNGDCFGVYVKGLMGEDVEEIVGVVVGRNLAGIGVAVCDPSGILVFEVSKNLVKGTEEVLTDEIAELKALIEGLDVAVMLGLKRVNVFLDSQTILQYVTGKSRPREGTIAALVEQATSILRKFMDCAPFLVTPNTVNFAIKLATDAIVSQVKQPLETPRKRKSITESCAICLQDTDVDHMYLINGCLHYYCFSCMNKYVEAKLLQGMLPECPHDGCKSQLKIDNCKKFLTPKLYDLMSERVKEITIPITEKIYCPNTKCSTLMSKAEVQISAQVGARTCTKCHLIFCSDCRVPWHQNMTCFEYRRLNPYKCVDDSKLKSLATQSRWRQCVKCNHMVSLSEGCYHIYCRCGHEFCYMCGAEWKSKKPTCSCPIWDERNIIRRN, encoded by the exons ATGGAAGTTACCGACGATCTTCACTCCCTACTAGACGAACAACGCCGTGAAATAGCCGCCGCTGAAGCCGCCGAAGACGATCTTCTCTTCGCTTTTCAACTCCAAATGGAAGAAGCTATGTACAACTCTCTCCCAAAAGATGACCCAAATTTCGCTTCAAGTTCAAAACTCACTTTTTATGATGGTGACGTCATCCCTAAAAACACGGTTTCCAATATCTTCGCTGAGGAATTGTTGAAGTACGAGCAACAAGTTAAAGACCACGAAAAAGCTGAAGCGGAGATGAGGAAAATTGAAGATGATCTCAACCGTCGATTACACGATCAAGCATTTGCAAGGGAGATAATCAGTGTGCCGGAGGATCAGTGGAAGGAGACAGGCGATTATTTACACAGGCCTTATGGACAG GAAGGTTCGTCGAAGGGCGCGACATTGCAAAATGGGGATTGTTTTGGAGTTTATGTGAAGGGTTTAATGGGAGAAGATGTTGAAGAGATAGTTGGGGTTGTTGTGGGGAGAAACCTTGCTGGGATTGGAGTTGCAGTTTGTGATCCGAGTGGTATATTGGTGTTTGAAGTGAGTAAGAATTTGGTTAAAGGCACCGAAGAAGTATTGACTGATGAAATTGCAGAGCTGAAAGCACTGATTGAAGGGCTTGATGTTGCTGTAATGCTGGGTCTGAAAAGGGTGAATGTCTTTTTGGATAGTCAAACAATCTTGCAATAT GTTACGGGCAAGTCGCGTCCAAGAGAGGGAACTATTGCTGCACTGGTTGAACAGGCCACttctattttaagaaaatttatggATTGTGCACCATTTCTTGTGACACCGAACACCGTCAACTTTGCAATTAAACTTGCTACTGATGCGATAGTCTCTCAGGTTAAGCAACCATTAGAAACTCCTCGAAAGAGAAAGAGCATCACCGAGAGTTGTGCTATTTGTCTGCAGGACACTGATGTAGATCATATGTATCTAATTAATGGCTGCCTGCATTATTATTGCTTTTCCTGTATGAATAAATATGTGGAAGCTAAACTCCTTCAAGGAATGCTACCTGAATGCCCTCATGATGGATGCAAGTCTCAGTTGAAAATAGATAACTGCAAAAAGTTCTTGACACCCAAGCTATATGATTTGATGAGTGAACGTGTGAAGGAAATTACCATTCCTATCACGGAAAAGATTTACTGCCCAAATACTAAGTGTTCTACATTGATGTCAAAAGCTGAGGTCCAAATTTCTGCCCAAGTTGGGGCCAGAACGTGCACGAAATGTCACCTTATTTTCTGTAGCGATTGCAGAGTTCCTTGGCATCAAAACATGACTTGCTTTGAGTATAGAAGACTGAACCCTTACAAGTGCGTAGACGACTCAAAGCTCAAGTCTCTTGCTACACAGAGTCGTTGGCGTCAGTGTGTAAAGTGTAACCATATGGTGTCCCTTTCGGAAGGTTGCTATCATATTTACTGCAG ATGTGGTCATGAGTTTTGTTACATGTGCGGAGCTGAATGGAAGAGCAAGAAACCAACATGCTCCTGCCCAATATGGGATGAAAGAAATATCATTCGTCGAAATTGA
- the LOC132050356 gene encoding E3 ubiquitin-protein ligase RSL1-like isoform X5: MEVTDDLHSLLDEQRREIAAAEAAEDDLLFAFQLQMEEAMYNSLPKDDPNFASSSKLTFYDGDVIPKNTVSNIFAEELLKYEQQVKDHEKAEAEMRKIEDDLNRRLHDQAFAREIISVPEDQWKETGDYLHRPYGQQEGSSKGATLQNGDCFGVYVKGLMGEDVEEIVGVVVGRNLAGIGVAVCDPSGILVFEVSKNLVKGTEEVLTDEIAELKALIEGLDVAVMLGLKRVNVFLDSQTILQYVTGKSRPREGTIAALVEQATSILRKFMDCAPFLVTPNTVNFAIKLATDAIVSQVKQPLETPRKRKSITESCAICLQDTDVDHMYLINGCLHYYCFSCMNKYVEAKLLQGMLPECPHDGCKSQLKIDNCKKFLTPKLYDLMSERVKEITIPITEKIYCPNTKCSTLMSKAEVQISAQVGARTCTKCHLIFCSDCRVPWHQNMTCFEYRRLNPYKCVDDSKLKSLATQSRWRQCVKCNHMVSLSEGCYHIYCRCGHEFCYMCGAEWKSKKPTCSCPIWDERNIIRRN, translated from the exons ATGGAAGTTACCGACGATCTTCACTCCCTACTAGACGAACAACGCCGTGAAATAGCCGCCGCTGAAGCCGCCGAAGACGATCTTCTCTTCGCTTTTCAACTCCAAATGGAAGAAGCTATGTACAACTCTCTCCCAAAAGATGACCCAAATTTCGCTTCAAGTTCAAAACTCACTTTTTATGATGGTGACGTCATCCCTAAAAACACGGTTTCCAATATCTTCGCTGAGGAATTGTTGAAGTACGAGCAACAAGTTAAAGACCACGAAAAAGCTGAAGCGGAGATGAGGAAAATTGAAGATGATCTCAACCGTCGATTACACGATCAAGCATTTGCAAGGGAGATAATCAGTGTGCCGGAGGATCAGTGGAAGGAGACAGGCGATTATTTACACAGGCCTTATGGACAG CAGGAAGGTTCGTCGAAGGGCGCGACATTGCAAAATGGGGATTGTTTTGGAGTTTATGTGAAGGGTTTAATGGGAGAAGATGTTGAAGAGATAGTTGGGGTTGTTGTGGGGAGAAACCTTGCTGGGATTGGAGTTGCAGTTTGTGATCCGAGTGGTATATTGGTGTTTGAAGTGAGTAAGAATTTGGTTAAAGGCACCGAAGAAGTATTGACTGATGAAATTGCAGAGCTGAAAGCACTGATTGAAGGGCTTGATGTTGCTGTAATGCTGGGTCTGAAAAGGGTGAATGTCTTTTTGGATAGTCAAACAATCTTGCAATAT GTTACGGGCAAGTCGCGTCCAAGAGAGGGAACTATTGCTGCACTGGTTGAACAGGCCACttctattttaagaaaatttatggATTGTGCACCATTTCTTGTGACACCGAACACCGTCAACTTTGCAATTAAACTTGCTACTGATGCGATAGTCTCTCAGGTTAAGCAACCATTAGAAACTCCTCGAAAGAGAAAGAGCATCACCGAGAGTTGTGCTATTTGTCTGCAGGACACTGATGTAGATCATATGTATCTAATTAATGGCTGCCTGCATTATTATTGCTTTTCCTGTATGAATAAATATGTGGAAGCTAAACTCCTTCAAGGAATGCTACCTGAATGCCCTCATGATGGATGCAAGTCTCAGTTGAAAATAGATAACTGCAAAAAGTTCTTGACACCCAAGCTATATGATTTGATGAGTGAACGTGTGAAGGAAATTACCATTCCTATCACGGAAAAGATTTACTGCCCAAATACTAAGTGTTCTACATTGATGTCAAAAGCTGAGGTCCAAATTTCTGCCCAAGTTGGGGCCAGAACGTGCACGAAATGTCACCTTATTTTCTGTAGCGATTGCAGAGTTCCTTGGCATCAAAACATGACTTGCTTTGAGTATAGAAGACTGAACCCTTACAAGTGCGTAGACGACTCAAAGCTCAAGTCTCTTGCTACACAGAGTCGTTGGCGTCAGTGTGTAAAGTGTAACCATATGGTGTCCCTTTCGGAAGGTTGCTATCATATTTACTGCAG ATGTGGTCATGAGTTTTGTTACATGTGCGGAGCTGAATGGAAGAGCAAGAAACCAACATGCTCCTGCCCAATATGGGATGAAAGAAATATCATTCGTCGAAATTGA